Proteins encoded by one window of Primulina tabacum isolate GXHZ01 unplaced genomic scaffold, ASM2559414v2 Contig557, whole genome shotgun sequence:
- the LOC142534519 gene encoding NEP1-interacting protein 1-like — protein MTGALIGQETESGFVRGASVGAISGAVYSIEVFESSLILWQSDESGIQCLLYLIDVIVSLLSGRLVRERIGPAMLSAVQSQMEHVETTFEDVPDIFDTGGANGLLVDTVEKFPDIYSC, from the exons ATGACTGGAGCGCTTATTGGCCAAGAGACAGAAAGTGGATTTGTTAGAGGGGCTTCGGTTGGTGCCATATCCGGTGCTGTTTACTCCATCGAAGTCTTTGAATCATCACTTATTTTGTGGCAGTCCGATGAATCTGGGATACAGTGTCTCCTGTATTTG ATTGATGTGATAGTGAGCCTTCTAAGTGGCAGACTTGTCCGCGAGCGTATTGGTCCAGCTATGCTAAGTGCCGTGCAAAGTCAG ATGGAACATGTAGAAACAACATTTGAAGACGTTCCCGACATTTTTGACACCGGTGGGGCAAATGGTTTGTTAGTAGACACAGTTGAAAAGTTCCCAGATATATACTCTTGCTAA
- the LOC142534518 gene encoding F-box protein At4g35930-like, giving the protein MGKVSSNERQSRSGRQKRKSKNTNNKYLKPGALAQLRNSKASASKSWMDLGKKRVGVVDSKHTAGDDVKILLNKNIDKSPKLLSPERFEFAPGNGHSDVLNQNNLQRTPKTPCAAEHVFESRLESLPIDLLVKILCHLHHDQLRAVFHVSEKIRKAVVIARQFHFNYTTPDRARQEMLKITTPLPTDHWPFRSKGGGKGVWIGSPHSPKAPKHGPRPPSRLKCTEMRQIAAVLFQESPFSSKCLVPSFLPKPVCKSLASNRALFYEDELCQAVAQNNLR; this is encoded by the exons ATGGGGAAGGTGTCGTCAAATGAAAGGCAGTCCAGAAGTGGGAGACAGAAAAGAAAGTCGAAAAATACAAACAATAAGTATTTGAAGCCGGGGGCTCTTGCCCAGCTTAGAAATAGCAAGGCATCAGCTTCTAAGTCTTGGATGGACCTTGGGAAGAAAAGAGTCGGGGTTGTAGATTCCAAGCACACTGCAGGCGATGATGTCAAGATTCTTCTAAATAAGAACATTGATAAAAGCCCCAAACTTTTGTCGCCTGAGAGATTCGAGTTCGCTCCAGGAAATGGGCATAGTGATGTACTTAATCAGAATAATTTACAGAGAACTCCAAAGACGCCTTGTGCCGCAGAACATGTTTTTGAGTCAAGGCTGGAGTCTCTTCCAATTGATTTACTG GTCAAAATACTTTGCCACCTCCACCATGATCAACTCAGAGCAGTTTTCCATGTCTCTGAAAAAATTAGGAAGGCA GTCGTTATAGCGAGGCAATTCCACTTTAATTACACCACTCCAGATAGAGCAAGGCAAGAGATGCTAAAAATAACAACTCCACTACCGACTGATCATTGGCCCTTTCGGAG CAAGGGAGGTGGAAAAGGAGTGTGGATTGGCAGTCCACACTCACCCAAGGCACCGAAGCATGGCCCTCGTCCCCCTTCTCGTCTAAAATGCACTGAGATGCGCCAAATTGCAGCTGTTCTCTTCCAAGAATCCCCATTTTCTTCAAAATGTTTGGTGCCATCGTTTTTGCCGAAACCTGTCTGCAAATCCTTGGCTTCTAATAGAGCCCTATTCTACGAGGATGAACTGTGTCAAGCAGTTGCGCAAAACAATCTTCGTTGA
- the LOC142534517 gene encoding rac-like GTP-binding protein ARAC6 has protein sequence MSASRFIKCVTVGDGAVGKTCLLISYTSNTFPTDYVPTVFDNFSANVVVNGSTVNLGLWDTAGQEDYNRLRPLSYRGADVFILAFSLISKASYENVSKKWIPELKHYAPGVPIVLVGTKLDLRDDKQFFVDHPGAVPITTVQGEELKKMIGSPAYIECSSKTQQNVKAVFDAAIKVVLQPPKQKKKKNKAQKACSIL, from the exons ATGAGTGCGTCGAGATTCATCAAGTGTGTGACGGTGGGCGATGGTGCCGTTGGCAAGACCTGTCTCTTGATTTCCTACACCAGTAATACCTTCCCCACG GATTATGTGCCCACCGTATTCGACAATTTTAGTGCAAATGTGGTCGTTAACGGGAGCACTGTTAACCTAGGCCTCTGGGATACTGCAG GACAGGAAGACTATAACAGATTAAGACCTTTGAGTTATCGTGGCGCTGATGTTTTCATTTTAGCATTTTCTCTCATTAGCAAAGCCAGCTACGAAAATGTTTCCAAAAAG TGGATTCCCGAATTGAAGCATTATGCACCCGGTGTCCCTATCGTTCTCGTTGGTACAAAACTAG ATCTTCGGGATGACAAGCAGTTCTTTGTTGACCATCCAGGCGCTGTACCGATCACTACCGTACAG GGGGAGGAGCTGAAAAAGATGATTGGTTCTCCTGCTTACATTGAATGTAGTTCAAAAACACAACAG AATGTCAAAGCAGTTTTCGATGCTGCTATCAAAGTCGTGCTCCAGCCACCCAagcaaaagaaaaagaagaataaGGCTCAAAAGGCCTGTTCTATATTGTGA
- the LOC142534510 gene encoding la-related protein 1C-like — MATASDSSASVQSVNSVIDRHSRLASPCSCFLAEDGQAEGSENVGVTKKCVWNNPANGVAPQVGALMGTASWPDFSKSARASTKASSSSTDSLEELSHEPIILSQEVATNSASNHESPIRQCSPELGGDRTSHRNITANGSFSQAPNSHSSVVEASPFKPVKSSISSGVSPRDNTRWDVGQRGGSHSGHEPHHPRGPFRRNNSGPQLQGNGSSNHGHGSKRYQERWIDDWSYNHQSFGSRVNLAPQQSVASRPFIRGPVSSAPFIPPPPPVGARPYGPPVFYNDASSFTYFALGPHPGSPGHMPMFPYAPMSSPIPDPHLPSKIVKQIDYYFCDDNLVKDTYLRQKMDVDGWVPINLIASFKKIRELTDNVQLILDALRASNVVEIQGEKVRRKGNWRKWIMPTFLYST; from the exons ATGGCTACTGCTTCTGACTCCTCCGCCTCTGTTCAATCTGTAAATTCTGTTATTGATCGCCATTCACGGCTCGCGTCGCCTTGTTCATG TTTCTTGGCCGAGGATGGTCAGGCTGAGGGAAGTGAGAATGTTGGTGTAACCAAGAAGTGTGTTTGGAACAATCCTGCTAATGGTGTTGCTCCGCAGGTTGGTGCTTTGATGGGGACAGCATCTTGGCCTGATTTCTCCAAATCAGCTCGTGCTTCCACGAAGGCTTCTTCGAGTTCGACTGATTCTCTTGAAGAACTCTCTCACGAACCAATCATTCTGTCACAG GAAGTAGCAACAAATTCAGCTTCGAACCATGAATCTCCTATCCGCCAGTGTTCTCCGGAGCTAGGTGGTGACAGGACAAGTCACAGAAACATAACAGCCAACGGCAGCTTTTCTCAAGCACCAAATTCACACAGTTCTGTGGTTGAAGCGTCTCCTTTTAAGCCAGTGAAGTCCAGCATCTCTTCGGGGGTATCTCCTAGGGACAACACACGTTGGGATGTTGGACAGAGAGGAGGATCTCACAGTGGGCATGAGCCACACCATCCGCGTGGTCCTTTTAGAAGGAACAACAGTGGACCGCAACTTCAAGGGAATGGTTCTTCTAATCATGGCCATGGTAGCAAACGATACCAGGAACGTTGGATTGATGATTGGAGCTATAACCATCAATCTTTTGGCAGCAGAGTAAACCTTGCACCCCAGCAGAGTGTCGCCTCTCGGCCCTTCATACGTGGTCCAGTTTCAAGTGCTCCTTTTATTCCTCCACCTCCCCCTGTGGGTGCGCGGCCCTATGGTCCCCCAGTGTTCTACAATG ATGCTTCATCTTTTACGTATTTTGCTCTTGGACCCCACCCAGGTTCACCCGGGCACATGCCTATGTTTCCATATGCACCAATGTCGTCTCCCATACCTGATCCTCACTTGCCTTCCAAAATTGTGAAAcagatagattattatttttg TGATGATAATTTGGTGAAGGACACATATTTGCGCCAGAAAATGGATGTGGATGGATGGGTTCCCATAAACTTAATAGCAAGCTTTAAGAAA ATTAGGGAGCTGACAGACAATGTCCAACTTATATTGGATGCTTTGCGAGCTTCGAATGTGGTGGAAATACAG GGAGAAAAGGTGAGGAGGAAGGGTAATTGGAGAAAATGGATAATGCCAACCTTCTTGTATTCTACATGA